One Hypanus sabinus isolate sHypSab1 chromosome 4, sHypSab1.hap1, whole genome shotgun sequence genomic region harbors:
- the nhsb gene encoding actin remodeling regulator NHS isoform X5, whose product MVIHVICQDHQRQSEERKLTKPSSMLPPPLPLTQHSHRLRAQRKQRISQFHNTRSSSPTECCQMTPWSRKSIPPTDGDSDMIALGQRAKNPIPNIPTTLDRQTNWSKDLPLPTPEQKMRQQAQAISSSVIPINVTGVGFERQVIGRYSFAHPQSALQRRRKLKRRKTISGIPRRVHEIGSNESSIGKERNVIVHVNPKLDCHSDEVNSTSARSGTKDSECQTDDILIAAPSVRRIRAQRGSGITSSLSHSDGNITTLADDSSPMFLSPIDNHVRSRSLSRDGVRVSLLSHELSQDNSAESIISAAEKYMPTPEKTEQEDDKASLFNQSLQKHHSIGVTVQPEQSTEHKVQVTKMSNFVPEADMGNSEISSNSDTFGSPVNSLSSTGVILSSQMDQKEDHQSSSGNWSGSNSTCPSQTSETIHTASSPPLTSSSHCDSELSLNTPAHTNYDSPGFLLEQYTYQGDKVRGHRANSFTSTGTEVVEDLNTSNASDAEWNYLHHCHDASCNQDFSPRHSRTNSLGCPSFASMGTCDSFIERPPSSKTDSGSHFSVDTEGYYTSMHFDCGLRTTRNYIFNYASTGSDGIQSTENASELVELPLPDPLELRKQKFRGQSIALKKPKAKPAPPKRSSSLRKNESRTSESYQNEPKTNNGQDGTVSYRDAQKSLQLDLSLASDGFKCPMLPNDRNVPWDSCSTYANDNELSDPQLTPSETPSFKDESATQSDYAGLWLLNDLKSSDPYRSLSNSSTATGTTVIECTKSPEGSESQTSQSESRATTPSLPSIDNDFKLSSPDKLAGLASPSSGYSSQSGTPTSNLPTPLFPGPLSPNSGKRKPKVPERRSSLQPSYARDANVTKKDLELPIIPPTHLDLSALQNVFKSRPSAQRNQLHISNQSKGSEAAERPNNSPSVSLAITPSVLQSVQLRSISKTRQPRKEGQEEPGITEPTCTEPVTPPQGYNTDKCNEFSSLPPQKSSSPETNTKLLDVESTHALQEYNLNEESVTPLPLLPSEVESIKTNGSTQIKEVGDDQSTATASYQAVYNSCTDISETNLVKSSIQEIYQDLNSSNKEFQNEVLAQEMGSYKKPERVPLSSNTTPESLSAALSKPATVEKLERKLDFDSVSENEAASAGVIQPESTDVQKHSRDSVEEKTKRSQDGSPDATRTAEALCETSSDSQYKGSTDVGQVESYLASAIDPQTNEDNVFISPNKLRTTEDLFAVIHRSKRKLLGRKDSDDGPNVNKPKSSPASSPGTPPSVQKQPGPIYRSVRKSNTSKEEFKLLLLKKGSRSDSSYRLSATEILKSASPVSPKSPGDFSLDQAKDCEDTSPFPSGCEMQFPSSPYSPRFTTEGITSRSFSTSLLSRPSRSRAPPAAGSSRYSARSRLHSAPMQVISEGETENSDGSLHDDRSSPT is encoded by the exons GAGTGGGTTTTGAGAGACAGGTCATTGGCCGATACTCCTTTGCTCATCCTCAGTCAGCACTGCAGCGAAGACGGAAGTTAAAAAGGCGAAAAACCATCAGTGGAATTCCCAGGCGTGTACATGAAATAG GTTCCAATGAATCCTCAATTGGTAAAGAAAGGAATGTGATTGTTCACGTTAACCCAAAATTAGACTGTCACAGCGATGAAGTGAATTCTACCAGTGCCCGGTCTGGGACCAAGGACTCAGAGTGCCAGACAGATGATATCCTTATTGCAGCGCCATCAGTAAGACGGATCCGAGCTCAGCGGGGCAGCGGCATCACATCTTCCCTGTCACATTCAGATGGGAATATCACAACTCTGGCTGACGATTCGTCCCCAATGTTCCTTTCACCAATCGACAACCACGTCCGTTCCCGTAGCCTTTCTCGAGACGGTGTCAGAGTTTCTCTGTTATCTCATGAATTAAGTCAGGACAATAGTGCCGAAAGCATCATTAGTGCCGCTGAAAAATACATGCCGACCCCAGAAAAGACAGAACAGGAAGACGACAAAGCCAGTTTGTTTAACCAGAGTCTGCAGAAACATCATTCAATAGGTGTGACTGTTCAACCAGAACAAAGCACAGAACACAAAGTCCAGGTGACAAAAATGTCCAACTTTGTGCCAGAGGCTGACATGGGAAACAGTGAGATCTCTTCAAATTCAGATACCTTTGGGAGTCCGGTCAACAGCCTCTCTAGCACAGGAGTTATCTTAAGCAGTCAGATGGATCaaaaggaggaccatcaatcgtCCAGTGGGAATTGGAGTGGAAGTAACTCAACATGCCCTTCACAGACATCAGAGACAATCCACACTGCATCCTCACCACCACTGACAAGTTCTTCACACTGTGATTCAGAACTATCCTTGAATACACCAGCCCACACTAATTATGATTCACCAGGTTTCCTTCTGGAGCAGTACACATATCAAGGAGACAAAGTTAGAGGTCACAGGGCAAACTCCTTTACTTCCACAGGGACAGAAGTTGTTGAAGATCTCAATACAAGTAATGCAAGTGATGCGGAATGGAACTATTTACACCATTGCCATGATGCATCTTGCAACCAAGATTTTAGCCCTAGGCATTCAAGGACCAACAGCTTAGGGTGCCCAAGTTTTGCCAGTATGGGTACATGTGACAGCTTTATTGAGAGGCCACCCTCTTCCAAAACTGACTCGGGCTCACATTTCTCTGTGGATACTGAAGGATATTATACATCCATGCACTTTGACTGTGGTTTAAGAACTACCAGAAACTACATTTTTAACTATGCATCCACGGGCTCTGATGGAATCCAGAGTACAGAAAATGCTTCAGAACTTGTTGAGCTCCCTCTACCGGATCCTTTAGAACTAAGAAAGCAGAAGTTTCGGGGCCAGAGCATTGCTCTCAAGAAACCAAAGGCAAAACCAGCCCCACCAAAACGCAGTTCATCTTTGAGGAAAAATGAAAGTCGTACAAGTGAGAGCTATCAGAATGAACCAAAGACAAACAATGGGCAGGATGGGACTGTATCTTACAGAGATGCACAGAAGTCATTGCAGCTTGACCTAAGTCTTGCATCTGACGGGTTCAAATGTCCAATGCTACCTAATGACAGGAATGTTCCTTGGGATAGTTGCAGTACATATGCAAATGATAATGAGTTATCAGACCCTCAGTTGACCCCGTCTGAAACACCATCATTTAAAGATGAAAGTGCCACACAATCAGATTATGCAGGCCTCTGGCTCTTGAATGACTTAAAATCTAGTGATCCCTACAGATCATTATCAAACTCCAGTACTGCAACGGGCACAACTGTGATTGAGTGCACAAAGTCTCCAGAAGGTTCAGAATCACAAACATCCCAGTCAGAATCCCGTGCCACCactccatcccttccctccatTGACAATGATTTCAAGCTGTCCTCTCCAGACAAACTGGCAGGTTTGGCATCACCATCAAGTGGATATTCCAGCCAGTCAGGAACACCAACCTCAAATTTACCAACACCTCTCTTTCCTGGTCCCCTGTCTCCAAACAGTGGAAAAAGAAAGCCAAAAGTTCCAGAGAGGAGGTCTTCACTACAACCATCTTATGCAAGGGATGCTAATGTTACAAAGAAAGACCTTGAATTACCAATTATACCTCCAACACATCTTGACCTAAGTGCTCTTCAGAATGTGTTTAAAAGCAGGCCTTCTGCTCAAAGAAACCAACTGCATATCTCAAATCAAAGTAAAGGCAGTGAGGCAGCTGAACGGCCCAACAACAGTCCATCTGTTTCCCTTGCCATTACCCCATCAGTGCTACAGTCAGTACAGCTTCGTTCTATTAGTAAAACCAGACAACCCAGGAAAGAAGGCCAAGAAGAACCTGGCATAACAGAACCAACTTGTACAGAGCCTGTCACACCACCACAAGGTTATAATACAGATAAATGCAATGAATTTTCCAGTTTACCGCCACAAAAATCATCTTCCCCAGAAACAAACACCAAGTTATTGGATGTGGAAAGTACTCATGCACTTCAAGAATATAATCTGAATGAAGAAAGTGTGACCCCTTTACCCTTGCTCCCTTCAGAGGTAGAATCAATAAAAACTAATGGGAGTACACAGATCAAAGAGGTTGGAGATGATCAATCAACTGCAACAGCAAGCTATCAGGCTGTTTACAATAGCTGCACAGATATCAGTGAAACAAATTTGGTGAAGAGCTCCATACAAGAAATATATCAAGACTTGAACAGTTCCAATAAGGAGTTTCAGAACGAGGTACTTGCACAAGAAATGGGAAGttacaagaaacctgaaagagtgCCTTTATCAAGTAACACTACACCAGAATCCCTATCTGCAGCACTATCAAAACCTGCAACTGTGGAGAAATTGGAAagaaaacttgactttgactcagTTAGTGAAAATGAAGCTGCATCTGCAGGCGTAATTCAACCAGAATCAACAGATGTACAGAAGCACAGTAGGGACAGTGTTGAAGAAAAGACCAAGAGGTCGCAAGATGGCAGCCCAGATGCAACAAGAACAGCCGAAGCTCTGTGCGAAACTTCTAGCGATAGCCAGTACAAAGGTAGTACAG ATGTGGGACAGGTTGAGAGTTATTTGGCTTCTGCTATAGATCCTCAAACTAATGAAGATAACGTATTCATATCACCAAACAAGCTCCGTACAACTGAAGATCTTTTTGCTGTGATTCACAG ATCAAAAAGGAAACTACTCGGGAGGAAAGATTCTGATGATGGGCCGAATGTAAACAAACCAAAATCATCTCCTGCCAGCTCCCCTGgaactcctccatctgtccaaaaGCAGCCTGGTCCTATTTATAGGAGTGTCCGCAAATCCAACACCTCAAAGGAGGAGTTCAAACTACTGCTGCTCAAAAAGGGCAGCCGGTCAGATTCAAGCTATCGACTGTCAGCAACAGAAATATTGAAAAGTGCAAGCCCAGTTTCTCCCAAGTCCCCTGGAGACTTTTCCCTAGACCAGGCTAAAGATTGTGAGGATACTTCTCCTTTTCCTTCTGGATGTGAAATGCAGTTCCCAAGTTCACCATACTCTCCGAGGTTTACAACAGAAGGAATCACTTCCAGGAGTTTCTCCACCTCACTATTATCTAGACCAAGCCGTTCTCGGGCGCCACCAGCAGCAGGGAGCAGTCGCTACAGTGCCCGCAGTCGCCTTCACAGTGCACCAATGCAAGTCATCTCTGAAGGGGAAACTGAGAACTCAGACGGAAGTTTACATGATGATCGGAGCTCACCCACATGA
- the nhsb gene encoding actin remodeling regulator NHS isoform X7: MLPPPLPLTQHSHRLRAQRKQRISQFHNTRSSSPTECCQMTPWSRKSIPPTDGDSDMIALGQRAKNPIPNIPTTLDRQTNWSKDLPLPTPEQKMRQQAQAISSSVIPINVTGVGFERQVIGRYSFAHPQSALQRRRKLKRRKTISGIPRRVHEIGSNESSIGKERNVIVHVNPKLDCHSDEVNSTSARSGTKDSECQTDDILIAAPSVRRIRAQRGSGITSSLSHSDGNITTLADDSSPMFLSPIDNHVRSRSLSRDGVRVSLLSHELSQDNSAESIISAAEKYMPTPEKTEQEDDKASLFNQSLQKHHSIGVTVQPEQSTEHKVQVTKMSNFVPEADMGNSEISSNSDTFGSPVNSLSSTGVILSSQMDQKEDHQSSSGNWSGSNSTCPSQTSETIHTASSPPLTSSSHCDSELSLNTPAHTNYDSPGFLLEQYTYQGDKVRGHRANSFTSTGTEVVEDLNTSNASDAEWNYLHHCHDASCNQDFSPRHSRTNSLGCPSFASMGTCDSFIERPPSSKTDSGSHFSVDTEGYYTSMHFDCGLRTTRNYIFNYASTGSDGIQSTENASELVELPLPDPLELRKQKFRGQSIALKKPKAKPAPPKRSSSLRKNESRTSESYQNEPKTNNGQDGTVSYRDAQKSLQLDLSLASDGFKCPMLPNDRNVPWDSCSTYANDNELSDPQLTPSETPSFKDESATQSDYAGLWLLNDLKSSDPYRSLSNSSTATGTTVIECTKSPEGSESQTSQSESRATTPSLPSIDNDFKLSSPDKLAGLASPSSGYSSQSGTPTSNLPTPLFPGPLSPNSGKRKPKVPERRSSLQPSYARDANVTKKDLELPIIPPTHLDLSALQNVFKSRPSAQRNQLHISNQSKGSEAAERPNNSPSVSLAITPSVLQSVQLRSISKTRQPRKEGQEEPGITEPTCTEPVTPPQGYNTDKCNEFSSLPPQKSSSPETNTKLLDVESTHALQEYNLNEESVTPLPLLPSEVESIKTNGSTQIKEVGDDQSTATASYQAVYNSCTDISETNLVKSSIQEIYQDLNSSNKEFQNEVLAQEMGSYKKPERVPLSSNTTPESLSAALSKPATVEKLERKLDFDSVSENEAASAGVIQPESTDVQKHSRDSVEEKTKRSQDGSPDATRTAEALCETSSDSQYKGSTDVGQVESYLASAIDPQTNEDNVFISPNKLRTTEDLFAVIHRSKRKLLGRKDSDDGPNVNKPKSSPASSPGTPPSVQKQPGPIYRSVRKSNTSKEEFKLLLLKKGSRSDSSYRLSATEILKSASPVSPKSPGDFSLDQAKDCEDTSPFPSGCEMQFPSSPYSPRFTTEGITSRSFSTSLLSRPSRSRAPPAAGSSRYSARSRLHSAPMQVISEGETENSDGSLHDDRSSPT, from the exons GAGTGGGTTTTGAGAGACAGGTCATTGGCCGATACTCCTTTGCTCATCCTCAGTCAGCACTGCAGCGAAGACGGAAGTTAAAAAGGCGAAAAACCATCAGTGGAATTCCCAGGCGTGTACATGAAATAG GTTCCAATGAATCCTCAATTGGTAAAGAAAGGAATGTGATTGTTCACGTTAACCCAAAATTAGACTGTCACAGCGATGAAGTGAATTCTACCAGTGCCCGGTCTGGGACCAAGGACTCAGAGTGCCAGACAGATGATATCCTTATTGCAGCGCCATCAGTAAGACGGATCCGAGCTCAGCGGGGCAGCGGCATCACATCTTCCCTGTCACATTCAGATGGGAATATCACAACTCTGGCTGACGATTCGTCCCCAATGTTCCTTTCACCAATCGACAACCACGTCCGTTCCCGTAGCCTTTCTCGAGACGGTGTCAGAGTTTCTCTGTTATCTCATGAATTAAGTCAGGACAATAGTGCCGAAAGCATCATTAGTGCCGCTGAAAAATACATGCCGACCCCAGAAAAGACAGAACAGGAAGACGACAAAGCCAGTTTGTTTAACCAGAGTCTGCAGAAACATCATTCAATAGGTGTGACTGTTCAACCAGAACAAAGCACAGAACACAAAGTCCAGGTGACAAAAATGTCCAACTTTGTGCCAGAGGCTGACATGGGAAACAGTGAGATCTCTTCAAATTCAGATACCTTTGGGAGTCCGGTCAACAGCCTCTCTAGCACAGGAGTTATCTTAAGCAGTCAGATGGATCaaaaggaggaccatcaatcgtCCAGTGGGAATTGGAGTGGAAGTAACTCAACATGCCCTTCACAGACATCAGAGACAATCCACACTGCATCCTCACCACCACTGACAAGTTCTTCACACTGTGATTCAGAACTATCCTTGAATACACCAGCCCACACTAATTATGATTCACCAGGTTTCCTTCTGGAGCAGTACACATATCAAGGAGACAAAGTTAGAGGTCACAGGGCAAACTCCTTTACTTCCACAGGGACAGAAGTTGTTGAAGATCTCAATACAAGTAATGCAAGTGATGCGGAATGGAACTATTTACACCATTGCCATGATGCATCTTGCAACCAAGATTTTAGCCCTAGGCATTCAAGGACCAACAGCTTAGGGTGCCCAAGTTTTGCCAGTATGGGTACATGTGACAGCTTTATTGAGAGGCCACCCTCTTCCAAAACTGACTCGGGCTCACATTTCTCTGTGGATACTGAAGGATATTATACATCCATGCACTTTGACTGTGGTTTAAGAACTACCAGAAACTACATTTTTAACTATGCATCCACGGGCTCTGATGGAATCCAGAGTACAGAAAATGCTTCAGAACTTGTTGAGCTCCCTCTACCGGATCCTTTAGAACTAAGAAAGCAGAAGTTTCGGGGCCAGAGCATTGCTCTCAAGAAACCAAAGGCAAAACCAGCCCCACCAAAACGCAGTTCATCTTTGAGGAAAAATGAAAGTCGTACAAGTGAGAGCTATCAGAATGAACCAAAGACAAACAATGGGCAGGATGGGACTGTATCTTACAGAGATGCACAGAAGTCATTGCAGCTTGACCTAAGTCTTGCATCTGACGGGTTCAAATGTCCAATGCTACCTAATGACAGGAATGTTCCTTGGGATAGTTGCAGTACATATGCAAATGATAATGAGTTATCAGACCCTCAGTTGACCCCGTCTGAAACACCATCATTTAAAGATGAAAGTGCCACACAATCAGATTATGCAGGCCTCTGGCTCTTGAATGACTTAAAATCTAGTGATCCCTACAGATCATTATCAAACTCCAGTACTGCAACGGGCACAACTGTGATTGAGTGCACAAAGTCTCCAGAAGGTTCAGAATCACAAACATCCCAGTCAGAATCCCGTGCCACCactccatcccttccctccatTGACAATGATTTCAAGCTGTCCTCTCCAGACAAACTGGCAGGTTTGGCATCACCATCAAGTGGATATTCCAGCCAGTCAGGAACACCAACCTCAAATTTACCAACACCTCTCTTTCCTGGTCCCCTGTCTCCAAACAGTGGAAAAAGAAAGCCAAAAGTTCCAGAGAGGAGGTCTTCACTACAACCATCTTATGCAAGGGATGCTAATGTTACAAAGAAAGACCTTGAATTACCAATTATACCTCCAACACATCTTGACCTAAGTGCTCTTCAGAATGTGTTTAAAAGCAGGCCTTCTGCTCAAAGAAACCAACTGCATATCTCAAATCAAAGTAAAGGCAGTGAGGCAGCTGAACGGCCCAACAACAGTCCATCTGTTTCCCTTGCCATTACCCCATCAGTGCTACAGTCAGTACAGCTTCGTTCTATTAGTAAAACCAGACAACCCAGGAAAGAAGGCCAAGAAGAACCTGGCATAACAGAACCAACTTGTACAGAGCCTGTCACACCACCACAAGGTTATAATACAGATAAATGCAATGAATTTTCCAGTTTACCGCCACAAAAATCATCTTCCCCAGAAACAAACACCAAGTTATTGGATGTGGAAAGTACTCATGCACTTCAAGAATATAATCTGAATGAAGAAAGTGTGACCCCTTTACCCTTGCTCCCTTCAGAGGTAGAATCAATAAAAACTAATGGGAGTACACAGATCAAAGAGGTTGGAGATGATCAATCAACTGCAACAGCAAGCTATCAGGCTGTTTACAATAGCTGCACAGATATCAGTGAAACAAATTTGGTGAAGAGCTCCATACAAGAAATATATCAAGACTTGAACAGTTCCAATAAGGAGTTTCAGAACGAGGTACTTGCACAAGAAATGGGAAGttacaagaaacctgaaagagtgCCTTTATCAAGTAACACTACACCAGAATCCCTATCTGCAGCACTATCAAAACCTGCAACTGTGGAGAAATTGGAAagaaaacttgactttgactcagTTAGTGAAAATGAAGCTGCATCTGCAGGCGTAATTCAACCAGAATCAACAGATGTACAGAAGCACAGTAGGGACAGTGTTGAAGAAAAGACCAAGAGGTCGCAAGATGGCAGCCCAGATGCAACAAGAACAGCCGAAGCTCTGTGCGAAACTTCTAGCGATAGCCAGTACAAAGGTAGTACAG ATGTGGGACAGGTTGAGAGTTATTTGGCTTCTGCTATAGATCCTCAAACTAATGAAGATAACGTATTCATATCACCAAACAAGCTCCGTACAACTGAAGATCTTTTTGCTGTGATTCACAG ATCAAAAAGGAAACTACTCGGGAGGAAAGATTCTGATGATGGGCCGAATGTAAACAAACCAAAATCATCTCCTGCCAGCTCCCCTGgaactcctccatctgtccaaaaGCAGCCTGGTCCTATTTATAGGAGTGTCCGCAAATCCAACACCTCAAAGGAGGAGTTCAAACTACTGCTGCTCAAAAAGGGCAGCCGGTCAGATTCAAGCTATCGACTGTCAGCAACAGAAATATTGAAAAGTGCAAGCCCAGTTTCTCCCAAGTCCCCTGGAGACTTTTCCCTAGACCAGGCTAAAGATTGTGAGGATACTTCTCCTTTTCCTTCTGGATGTGAAATGCAGTTCCCAAGTTCACCATACTCTCCGAGGTTTACAACAGAAGGAATCACTTCCAGGAGTTTCTCCACCTCACTATTATCTAGACCAAGCCGTTCTCGGGCGCCACCAGCAGCAGGGAGCAGTCGCTACAGTGCCCGCAGTCGCCTTCACAGTGCACCAATGCAAGTCATCTCTGAAGGGGAAACTGAGAACTCAGACGGAAGTTTACATGATGATCGGAGCTCACCCACATGA